The Pedobacter mucosus genome window below encodes:
- a CDS encoding FtsL-like putative cell division protein, with the protein MNRFREDIEEEEIGPEPELKAAPKKRRTAEEKMDSNSFISRLFNDGLVTKEAATNALPYICFLALLGMIYIANSHFAVNNVRRIDKLNKEVKELRWEYKSLKADLMFKSKLTEVAKKVDTLGIKELIEPPKKLIVKSDEY; encoded by the coding sequence ATGAACAGGTTTAGAGAGGATATAGAAGAAGAGGAAATCGGACCTGAGCCAGAGTTAAAAGCTGCACCTAAAAAGCGAAGAACTGCCGAAGAAAAAATGGATAGTAACTCATTCATTAGTAGGCTGTTTAATGATGGATTGGTAACTAAAGAAGCGGCGACAAATGCATTGCCTTATATCTGTTTTTTAGCGCTTTTAGGTATGATCTATATTGCTAACAGTCATTTTGCGGTTAATAATGTCCGCCGGATTGATAAATTAAATAAAGAAGTAAAAGAATTGAGATGGGAGTATAAATCATTAAAGGCCGACTTAATGTTCAAAAGCAAATTGACAGAAGTTGCCAAAAAGGTAGATACCCTTGGAATAAAAGAATTAATTGAGCCACCTAAAAAACTAATTGTTAAGAGCGATGAATATTAG
- a CDS encoding UDP-N-acetylmuramoyl-L-alanyl-D-glutamate--2,6-diaminopimelate ligase: MQLQDLLYGVTIKELVGKTDREINTLNFDSRKVVQDDVFFAVVGTAADGHLFIEQTIKQGASTIVCENLPEIHDYRITYIKVQNTSVALGIMAGNYFGNPSADLKLIGITGTNGKTTIATILYKLFLDLGYKTGLLSTVENFIHTVAVAATHTTPNPIELNQLLRDMVNAGCDYCFMEVSSHAVSQHRIEGLTFSGAVFSNLTHDHLDFHKTFDSYLKAKKAFFDKLPKSAFALTNTDDKNGMVMLQNTKAHKKTYALKQLADFKAKITENQFSGLLLDIDDIEVHFKLVGAFNAYNLLAVYGTAILLEQDKLKVLTLLSRLTGAEGRFDYITSEDKIIAIVDYAHTPDAVQNVLSTIANIRKGTEQVITVIGCGGDRDKTKRPVMAQVACDWSDKVILTSDNPRTEDPQSIINEMEAGVSPSNKRKTLSILDRREAIKTACHLAQSGDIILVAGKGHEKYQEINGVRNHFDDKEILLEQLNPNS, encoded by the coding sequence ATGCAATTACAGGATTTACTTTATGGTGTTACGATTAAAGAATTGGTTGGTAAAACCGATAGGGAAATCAACACCCTAAACTTTGATTCGCGTAAAGTAGTTCAGGATGATGTTTTCTTTGCGGTTGTTGGAACTGCTGCTGATGGTCATTTGTTTATTGAACAAACGATAAAACAGGGAGCAAGTACAATTGTTTGTGAAAACCTGCCAGAGATACATGATTATAGGATTACTTATATCAAAGTTCAAAATACTTCGGTTGCTTTAGGCATAATGGCTGGTAATTATTTCGGAAATCCGTCGGCTGATTTAAAGCTAATTGGTATAACCGGAACCAATGGTAAAACGACCATTGCTACAATTTTATATAAACTATTTTTAGATCTAGGTTATAAAACCGGACTGCTATCTACGGTAGAAAACTTTATTCATACTGTTGCTGTAGCTGCAACGCACACCACGCCTAACCCAATTGAGTTGAATCAATTGCTGAGGGATATGGTAAATGCTGGTTGCGATTATTGTTTTATGGAAGTAAGTTCGCATGCGGTTTCTCAGCATCGTATTGAGGGTTTAACTTTTTCTGGTGCAGTTTTCTCTAACCTTACTCATGATCATTTAGATTTTCACAAAACTTTTGATAGTTATTTAAAAGCCAAAAAAGCATTTTTTGATAAGCTTCCAAAATCTGCTTTTGCCTTAACCAATACCGACGATAAAAATGGTATGGTGATGTTGCAAAACACAAAAGCACATAAAAAGACTTATGCCTTAAAACAGTTAGCAGATTTTAAAGCAAAAATTACGGAAAATCAGTTTAGTGGTTTGCTTTTAGATATCGATGACATTGAGGTTCATTTTAAATTGGTAGGTGCTTTTAATGCTTATAATTTACTTGCGGTTTACGGAACGGCAATTCTTTTAGAGCAAGATAAATTAAAGGTTTTAACCTTATTAAGCCGCTTAACAGGTGCTGAAGGTCGTTTTGATTACATAACTTCTGAAGATAAAATTATAGCCATTGTGGATTATGCTCATACTCCAGATGCTGTTCAAAATGTGTTAAGCACCATTGCAAATATTCGTAAAGGAACCGAGCAGGTAATTACCGTTATTGGTTGTGGCGGAGATCGCGATAAAACTAAAAGGCCGGTAATGGCGCAAGTTGCCTGCGATTGGAGTGATAAAGTAATTTTAACTTCGGATAATCCACGTACTGAGGATCCACAAAGTATAATTAATGAAATGGAGGCGGGTGTTTCTCCTTCAAATAAGCGGAAAACATTATCAATTTTAGATAGAAGAGAGGCCATAAAAACAGCTTGCCATTTAGCGCAAAGCGGAGATATTATTCTTGTTGCCGGTAAAGGTCATGAAAAATATCAGGAAATAAATGGCGTAAGAAACCATTTTGATGATAAAGAAATATTACTTGAACAACTTAACCCAAACAGCTAA
- a CDS encoding phosphoglycerate kinase, translating to MNTIDQFDFKDKKALIRVDFNVPLDSDFNITDDKRMRAALPTITKILNDGGSVILMSHLGRPKDGPTDKYSLKHILGDLSRMLDIEVKFADDCIGESAVELAKNLVPGDVLLLENLRFYKEEEKGDVAFAEKLSKLGDVYVNDAFGTAHRAHASTAIIAQFFADAKYAGYLMASEVENAEKILNHAERPFTAIMGGAKVSDKILLIEKLLDKVDNIIIGGGMAYTFAKAQGGEIGTSLLEADKQELSLELIEKAKAKGVNLILPVDTVIANKFANDADKKDVDSGEIPADWMGLDIGPKSIALFQDVIKNSKTLLWNGPMGVFEMESFEVGTKAVADALVAATKENNAFSLIGGGDSAAAIAKFGLEDEVSYVSTGGGALLEYMEGKELPGVKALND from the coding sequence ATGAATACGATAGATCAATTTGATTTTAAGGATAAAAAAGCGCTGATTAGGGTAGATTTTAATGTTCCCTTAGATTCAGATTTTAACATCACTGATGATAAAAGAATGCGTGCTGCATTGCCTACCATAACTAAAATATTAAATGATGGCGGTTCGGTAATATTGATGTCGCATTTAGGGAGACCAAAAGACGGCCCAACTGATAAATATTCACTCAAACATATTCTTGGAGATCTATCTCGCATGCTAGATATTGAGGTTAAATTTGCTGATGATTGCATTGGCGAATCTGCAGTTGAATTGGCGAAAAATCTTGTTCCTGGCGATGTTTTATTGTTGGAAAATCTTCGTTTTTATAAGGAAGAAGAAAAAGGTGATGTTGCTTTTGCAGAGAAGCTATCAAAATTAGGGGATGTTTATGTAAATGATGCATTTGGTACAGCTCACCGTGCTCATGCTTCAACTGCTATTATTGCTCAATTCTTTGCTGATGCAAAATATGCCGGTTATTTAATGGCTTCGGAAGTGGAAAATGCAGAGAAAATTCTTAATCATGCAGAGCGACCTTTTACGGCTATTATGGGTGGTGCAAAAGTTTCTGATAAGATTTTATTGATCGAAAAACTGCTGGATAAGGTAGATAATATCATCATTGGTGGAGGCATGGCCTATACTTTTGCAAAAGCACAAGGTGGAGAAATAGGAACTTCACTTTTAGAAGCTGATAAACAAGAACTTTCTCTTGAATTAATTGAAAAGGCTAAAGCAAAAGGAGTAAATCTAATTTTACCTGTAGATACGGTAATTGCTAACAAGTTTGCAAATGATGCAGATAAGAAGGATGTAGATTCTGGTGAAATTCCTGCAGACTGGATGGGTTTAGATATAGGTCCAAAATCAATTGCTTTATTTCAGGATGTAATTAAAAACTCCAAAACATTGCTTTGGAATGGTCCGATGGGTGTTTTTGAAATGGAAAGTTTTGAAGTTGGAACCAAAGCCGTAGCTGACGCCTTAGTTGCTGCAACAAAAGAAAATAATGCATTTTCGCTAATTGGTGGTGGAGATTCTGCTGCAGCAATTGCAAAGTTTGGTTTAGAAGATGAGGTTAGTTATGTTTCAACTGGCGGAGGTGCTTTGTTAGAATATATGGAAGGCAAAGAATTGCCAGGTGTTAAAGCATTGAACGACTAA
- a CDS encoding GNAT family N-acetyltransferase has translation MVKFILPEEVLPLRSLVLRNNKPLIECVFEGDKNYDTFHLGYALKTQIRSVASLMRNDFFEGDGIGYQLRGMATHPDFGGKGFGAALINFAVEYLQEYKTDYLWCNARSTAASFYEKLGFINTSPEFDIPGIGFHYEMKLNLNTK, from the coding sequence ATGGTAAAATTTATTCTTCCAGAAGAAGTACTTCCCTTAAGAAGTTTGGTTTTAAGAAATAATAAGCCCCTAATTGAATGTGTTTTTGAGGGTGATAAGAACTACGATACTTTCCATTTGGGCTATGCTCTCAAAACTCAAATTCGATCGGTTGCCAGCTTAATGCGGAATGATTTTTTTGAAGGTGACGGTATTGGCTATCAGCTAAGGGGCATGGCTACACATCCAGATTTTGGCGGTAAAGGCTTTGGTGCAGCACTAATTAATTTTGCCGTAGAATATTTACAAGAGTATAAAACTGATTATTTATGGTGCAATGCAAGGTCTACAGCTGCTTCATTCTATGAAAAACTTGGCTTCATCAATACATCACCTGAATTCGATATCCCTGGTATTGGCTTCCACTATGAAATGAAATTAAACTTAAATACAAAATAA
- the mraY gene encoding phospho-N-acetylmuramoyl-pentapeptide-transferase: MLYLLFEYLYKHYDIPGLRLFQYITFRASISIILSLVITTVYGRRLIDYLQAKQVGETVRNLGLEGQMQKQGTPTMGGLIILLGILIPTLLFANITNIYVILMIVTTVWMGAIGFLDDYIKVFKKNKEGLAGRFKVVGQVGLGLIVGCTMYYHPNIVVRETVQDDVKNVSSVPMVLRQKGETFYYTQDVKSTKTNMPFYKNNEFDYAKVLKFLGDDYQKYAFIIFLAFTVFIITAVSNGANITDGIDGLATGTSAIIGTTLGILAYVSGNTVMADYLNIMYIPNSGELMIFAGAFVGACVGFLWYNSYPAQVFMGDTGSLAIGGIIASFAVMTRKELLIPILCGVFLIELVSVIMQVSYFKYTKKRFGEGRRVLLMAPLHHHYQKKGYHEAKIVTRFWIIGIMLAIITIVTLKLR; this comes from the coding sequence ATGTTATATTTATTATTCGAATACCTGTATAAGCATTACGATATTCCCGGGCTAAGGTTGTTCCAATATATTACCTTTCGTGCGTCGATTTCCATCATTTTGTCTCTCGTGATCACAACGGTTTATGGTCGTAGGTTAATTGATTATTTGCAGGCAAAACAAGTTGGAGAAACCGTAAGAAACTTGGGTTTAGAAGGACAAATGCAAAAGCAAGGCACTCCAACAATGGGAGGTTTAATTATTTTGCTTGGCATTTTAATTCCGACTTTATTATTCGCTAATATCACTAACATATATGTAATCTTAATGATCGTAACCACCGTTTGGATGGGTGCAATTGGCTTTTTAGATGATTACATCAAGGTTTTCAAGAAAAATAAAGAAGGTTTAGCCGGTCGGTTTAAAGTTGTTGGTCAGGTTGGTTTGGGTTTAATTGTAGGTTGTACCATGTATTACCATCCTAATATTGTGGTAAGAGAAACGGTTCAGGACGACGTTAAAAATGTTTCGTCAGTGCCGATGGTATTACGTCAAAAAGGCGAAACATTTTACTACACACAAGATGTAAAATCGACAAAAACCAATATGCCTTTTTATAAAAATAATGAATTTGATTATGCTAAGGTGCTTAAGTTTTTGGGTGATGATTACCAGAAATATGCATTTATTATTTTCTTGGCTTTTACGGTATTTATTATTACTGCAGTATCGAATGGAGCAAACATTACAGATGGAATTGATGGCTTAGCTACGGGAACATCAGCAATTATAGGAACAACACTTGGAATATTAGCCTACGTTTCTGGTAACACGGTTATGGCCGATTACCTCAACATTATGTATATCCCAAATTCTGGAGAGTTAATGATTTTTGCGGGCGCTTTTGTAGGGGCATGTGTTGGTTTTCTTTGGTATAATTCATACCCAGCGCAAGTTTTTATGGGCGATACCGGAAGTTTAGCTATTGGTGGTATCATTGCATCGTTTGCTGTAATGACCCGTAAAGAATTACTGATCCCAATTTTGTGTGGCGTATTTCTAATCGAATTGGTATCTGTAATTATGCAGGTTTCTTATTTTAAATATACCAAAAAGCGGTTTGGCGAAGGGCGGCGGGTTTTACTAATGGCGCCACTGCATCATCATTATCAAAAGAAAGGATATCACGAAGCAAAAATTGTAACCCGATTTTGGATTATAGGAATTATGCTAGCAATTATCACCATTGTAACATTGAAATTAAGATAA
- a CDS encoding penicillin-binding protein, which produces MNIRANILLRVYLAFGLIVLFAVAVFLRLGQVQFVQGKKWKAMADSLSTRYVNVEATRGNIYSNDGSLLATSVPEYELRMDMFAGGIADKDVFNEKVDSLGLKLSQIFQDKTPKEYARYLRVGRQDSARYLLIHRKVGYADLKTIRTFPLYNIGKFSGGLIAVQQNKRILPFKALAARTIGYKNENVSNGVGLEGAYNEYINGETGKRLMQRIAGGVYIPVNEEAEVAPKDGADIISTIDVNMQDLAQSALEKQLIKSQADHGAVIVMEVATGEIRAVANFSKVEEGVYKEKFNYAIAGNQDPGSTFKLASYMALLEDELVDTNTMVGTGTYKIPGHTIKDSHGSIGVVTVKKAFEQSSNAAIAYLINSKYGANPKKFTDHLYDWHLNEKMGLQIPGEAMPAVKNPKTNKSWNKNMTLPQMAYGYEMQLTPLKMLSLYNAIANNGKMVAPIFVKEIRRLGNPIEQFKARVINDKICSDVTLSKIKNMLEGVVLEGSGKQIVYNPLYPIAGKTGTAQVADANKGYKANKQYQASFVGYFPANKPKYSMIVVINDPKGAYYGALVSGPVFREIADRIYASDMQMYNDVPIRMVAHAGNPPTKAGQSKATQKVYKAFGFKPLFASKSEYYNVVNTSAGDVFQENNERKGVMPNVAGMGLKDALYLLGNAGLKTKVNGSGKVISQSILAGTKVGKGIGVQIELE; this is translated from the coding sequence ATGAATATTAGAGCAAACATTTTGCTTCGTGTATACCTGGCATTTGGCTTAATTGTGCTTTTTGCTGTGGCGGTTTTTCTTCGCCTGGGTCAGGTACAATTTGTGCAAGGCAAAAAGTGGAAAGCCATGGCTGATAGCCTTTCTACACGCTATGTAAATGTGGAGGCTACACGTGGAAATATCTATTCTAACGACGGAAGTTTATTGGCTACATCTGTTCCTGAATATGAATTGAGAATGGATATGTTTGCGGGTGGCATCGCTGATAAAGATGTTTTTAACGAAAAAGTAGACTCTTTAGGACTAAAATTATCTCAGATTTTTCAGGATAAAACTCCGAAAGAATATGCCCGTTATTTACGCGTAGGTCGTCAGGACAGTGCTCGTTATTTGTTAATTCACCGCAAGGTTGGTTATGCTGATTTAAAAACCATCAGAACTTTTCCGCTTTATAATATTGGCAAGTTTAGCGGTGGTTTAATCGCTGTTCAACAAAACAAGCGCATTCTTCCATTTAAAGCATTAGCCGCCCGTACCATTGGTTATAAAAATGAAAACGTAAGTAATGGCGTTGGTTTAGAAGGTGCATATAACGAATATATTAACGGAGAAACTGGCAAAAGATTAATGCAGCGCATTGCTGGAGGTGTTTACATTCCGGTTAATGAAGAAGCAGAGGTTGCACCAAAAGATGGGGCGGATATCATTTCGACCATTGATGTAAATATGCAGGATTTAGCGCAAAGCGCTTTAGAAAAGCAGTTAATCAAATCCCAGGCAGATCACGGTGCGGTGATTGTAATGGAAGTTGCTACTGGAGAAATTAGAGCGGTAGCTAATTTTTCAAAAGTTGAAGAAGGCGTTTATAAAGAGAAATTTAATTATGCCATCGCTGGTAATCAAGATCCGGGTTCTACTTTTAAACTGGCTTCTTATATGGCTTTATTGGAAGATGAACTGGTTGATACCAATACGATGGTGGGTACAGGAACTTACAAAATTCCTGGTCATACGATTAAAGATTCTCATGGAAGTATTGGTGTAGTAACGGTTAAAAAAGCATTCGAACAATCTTCAAATGCGGCGATTGCATATTTGATTAACAGTAAATATGGTGCTAACCCTAAAAAATTTACGGATCATTTATACGATTGGCATTTGAATGAAAAAATGGGTTTGCAGATTCCTGGGGAGGCTATGCCAGCGGTAAAGAATCCAAAAACGAATAAAAGCTGGAACAAAAATATGACCTTACCACAAATGGCTTATGGTTATGAAATGCAATTAACACCTCTTAAAATGTTGTCGCTTTATAATGCAATAGCAAATAACGGTAAAATGGTAGCGCCAATTTTTGTAAAGGAAATTAGGAGGTTGGGTAATCCAATCGAGCAGTTTAAGGCAAGAGTAATTAATGATAAAATCTGTTCCGATGTTACCTTAAGCAAAATTAAAAACATGCTCGAAGGAGTGGTATTGGAAGGTAGTGGAAAGCAGATTGTTTATAATCCTTTGTATCCGATTGCTGGTAAAACTGGTACCGCTCAGGTTGCTGATGCAAACAAAGGTTATAAAGCAAATAAGCAATATCAAGCTTCTTTTGTAGGGTATTTTCCTGCAAATAAGCCAAAATACTCCATGATTGTGGTGATCAACGATCCGAAAGGGGCTTATTATGGCGCATTGGTTTCTGGTCCAGTATTCAGAGAGATTGCAGATCGCATTTACGCCAGCGATATGCAAATGTATAACGATGTGCCTATACGCATGGTGGCTCATGCTGGAAATCCACCAACAAAAGCCGGACAAAGTAAAGCCACGCAAAAAGTATATAAAGCATTTGGGTTTAAGCCGCTTTTTGCATCAAAGTCTGAATATTATAATGTAGTAAATACAAGTGCCGGAGATGTTTTTCAGGAAAATAATGAGCGTAAAGGCGTAATGCCAAATGTTGCTGGTATGGGCTTAAAAGATGCACTTTATCTTTTAGGGAATGCTGGATTAAAAACAAAGGTTAATGGATCTGGAAAAGTAATTTCTCAATCCATTTTAGCCGGAACAAAGGTTGGTAAGGGAATAGGCGTACAAATAGAGTTGGAATAG
- the rsmH gene encoding 16S rRNA (cytosine(1402)-N(4))-methyltransferase RsmH → MENSYHVPVMLQPCIDGLNIKPDGVYVDVTFGGGGHSKEILKYLGPKGKLIAFDQDPDAQQNIPADDRFIFIDQNFGFLKNNLRLKDFKQVDGILADLGVSSHQFDVPQRGFSIRYNANLDMRMDQNSKLTAAEVLNTYTEDKLHKIFGIYGEVKNAKTLARAIVTARLEKPFTDIDNFKSAIAEYIPRGKENKYLAQVFQALRIEVNAEIKVLEDFLQQAADVLKPGGHLVVMSYHSLEDRPVKNFMAKGKFQGEVEKDFFGNQQKPFSVITRKAIIASDEEIAQNNRARSAKLRIAEKL, encoded by the coding sequence ATGGAGAATAGTTATCACGTTCCAGTAATGTTGCAGCCTTGTATTGATGGTTTAAACATCAAACCAGATGGTGTTTATGTAGATGTAACTTTTGGTGGCGGTGGTCATTCAAAAGAAATATTAAAATATTTAGGTCCGAAAGGAAAACTGATTGCTTTTGATCAGGATCCTGATGCGCAGCAAAATATTCCTGCGGATGATCGTTTTATCTTCATCGACCAAAACTTCGGTTTCCTGAAAAATAACCTTCGCTTAAAAGATTTTAAACAAGTGGATGGCATTTTAGCCGATCTGGGTGTTTCATCACATCAGTTTGATGTGCCGCAACGTGGTTTTTCTATTCGGTACAATGCGAATTTAGACATGCGCATGGATCAAAATAGTAAACTAACTGCTGCTGAAGTGCTTAATACTTATACAGAAGACAAGCTTCATAAAATTTTCGGCATTTATGGTGAGGTTAAGAACGCCAAAACTTTGGCTCGAGCCATCGTGACAGCCAGGTTAGAAAAGCCTTTTACCGATATTGATAATTTTAAATCTGCCATTGCAGAATATATCCCAAGAGGCAAAGAAAATAAATATTTGGCGCAGGTTTTTCAGGCTTTGCGCATAGAAGTGAATGCTGAAATTAAAGTGCTTGAAGATTTTTTACAACAAGCTGCTGATGTTTTAAAACCTGGTGGCCATTTAGTGGTAATGTCTTATCACTCATTAGAAGATCGACCGGTTAAGAACTTCATGGCCAAAGGAAAATTTCAAGGTGAAGTAGAGAAAGATTTCTTTGGAAATCAACAAAAGCCATTTAGTGTGATTACACGCAAAGCGATAATTGCTTCTGATGAAGAAATTGCTCAAAATAACAGGGCTCGTAGTGCGAAATTAAGAATTGCAGAGAAACTATGA
- the murD gene encoding UDP-N-acetylmuramoyl-L-alanine--D-glutamate ligase has protein sequence MNTNSNISQSKVQSEMTGQGRVVILGAGESGVGAAKLAQLKGFDVFVSDFGVIADKYKVALENLSIPFESEKHTEELILSAIEVIKSPGIPATAPIIKKLIEKGIPVISEIEFAKRYTNAKTICITGSNGKSTTSLLTYHILKNAGLNVGLAGNIGQSFAAQVATENFDWYVLEISSFMLDDMFDFKADIAVLLNITPDHLDRYDYKLENYAASKMRIIQNQTENDVFIYCADDEETLKALEKVKPLAKTYQFSILKKVEEGADLENNQIHIHTELNNELTMSILTDLALQGKHNIYNSMASGIVAKRLELRNESIRESMGNFKNIEHRLEHVAKISGIDFINDSKATNVNSTWYALESMTTDVVLIMGGVDKGNDYSMLKDLVQNKVKAIVCLGKDNKRIHDAFEDDVEVIVNTFSADEAAQIAYHLAKRGDTVLLSPACASFDLFKNYEDRGNQFKAAVKEL, from the coding sequence ATGAATACAAATAGCAATATATCGCAAAGCAAGGTTCAGTCAGAAATGACAGGGCAGGGCCGTGTTGTTATTTTAGGTGCAGGAGAGAGTGGTGTAGGTGCTGCTAAACTTGCTCAACTAAAGGGATTTGATGTTTTTGTGTCCGACTTTGGCGTAATCGCCGATAAATATAAAGTAGCGCTTGAAAATTTATCTATTCCCTTCGAATCAGAAAAACATACTGAAGAACTTATTTTAAGTGCCATTGAGGTGATTAAAAGTCCAGGGATTCCTGCCACTGCTCCAATAATTAAAAAACTTATTGAAAAAGGAATTCCGGTAATTTCTGAAATCGAGTTTGCCAAACGTTATACCAATGCAAAAACTATTTGCATTACCGGTTCGAATGGAAAATCTACAACCAGCTTGCTTACTTATCACATCTTAAAAAATGCGGGTTTAAATGTTGGTTTGGCGGGTAATATCGGACAAAGTTTTGCAGCACAAGTGGCTACGGAAAACTTCGATTGGTATGTTTTAGAGATCTCTAGTTTTATGCTTGATGATATGTTCGACTTTAAAGCAGATATCGCAGTATTACTAAACATTACACCAGATCATTTAGATCGCTATGATTATAAATTAGAGAATTACGCTGCCTCAAAAATGAGAATAATTCAAAATCAAACTGAAAATGATGTGTTCATTTACTGCGCTGATGATGAAGAAACCTTAAAAGCATTAGAAAAAGTGAAGCCGCTGGCAAAGACTTATCAATTTTCAATCCTTAAAAAAGTTGAAGAAGGTGCTGATTTAGAAAATAACCAAATACACATTCACACAGAATTAAATAACGAATTAACCATGTCTATTCTTACAGATTTGGCCCTACAAGGCAAGCATAACATTTATAATTCTATGGCTTCTGGCATTGTTGCTAAGCGTTTAGAATTACGAAATGAGTCCATTCGCGAGAGCATGGGTAATTTTAAGAATATCGAGCACAGGTTAGAACATGTGGCTAAGATTTCTGGCATCGATTTCATTAACGATAGCAAAGCAACGAATGTAAACTCTACCTGGTATGCTTTAGAAAGCATGACAACCGATGTGGTTTTAATTATGGGTGGTGTTGATAAAGGAAATGATTATAGCATGCTCAAAGATTTGGTTCAAAATAAAGTGAAAGCGATTGTTTGCCTTGGAAAAGATAACAAACGCATTCATGATGCATTTGAAGATGATGTTGAGGTAATCGTAAATACTTTTTCAGCAGATGAAGCAGCACAAATTGCTTATCATTTAGCTAAACGTGGCGATACCGTTTTGCTATCTCCTGCATGTGCAAGTTTTGATTTGTTCAAAAATTACGAAGACCGCGGCAATCAATTTAAAGCGGCAGTTAAAGAATTATAA
- the mraZ gene encoding division/cell wall cluster transcriptional repressor MraZ, whose protein sequence is MTQLLGEFDCKLDAKGRLMVPAALKKQLPNAEKEGLVINRGFEKNLIIYPKNIWDAIVADLSKLNIYDEENRKFIRSFTRGATELSLDAAGRVLLPKSLAEYAGLGSDLVLACQLDRIELWDKKSYEDIFDDVPANFAALAQKVMGDKKGGNDGE, encoded by the coding sequence ATGACCCAACTTTTAGGAGAATTCGATTGTAAACTTGACGCAAAGGGCCGCCTTATGGTTCCTGCTGCGCTTAAGAAACAATTGCCAAATGCCGAAAAAGAAGGGCTGGTAATCAATCGTGGGTTTGAAAAGAACCTAATTATCTATCCAAAAAACATTTGGGATGCAATCGTTGCCGATTTAAGTAAATTAAATATCTACGACGAAGAAAACAGGAAATTTATTAGATCATTTACCCGTGGCGCAACCGAGCTATCGCTTGACGCTGCTGGTCGCGTGCTTTTACCTAAATCTTTAGCAGAATACGCTGGTCTTGGTAGCGATTTAGTATTGGCTTGCCAATTGGATCGCATAGAATTGTGGGATAAAAAATCATACGAAGATATTTTTGATGATGTACCAGCAAATTTTGCGGCACTTGCTCAAAAAGTAATGGGCGATAAAAAAGGAGGGAATGATGGAGAATAG